The DNA sequence TTTCTCTGTGGCTTTGATatggttttatttcttctgtatgatTCCCAGTCTTCATCTGAACTTCCTCATCTGCAATTTGTTCTTATGATAGGTCTTCATCACTAGAATAATCAAGCACTGCCTGGTTTCTTCCTTCTATCAGATTGTTTACTGGTACCTTTTACTAGTTCAGAAGCGTTTTGTGAAATTTTTAGCAAATGTTCCATTTGTTATGCATTACTGGAATTCTTTCAAATTTTGTGTGCATTGTAATTTGCATATTGGTGTGCTCTTGGCTTTTGTTTGCATTCATACCCACTGTAATAACACTAATCTCGTAAGCAGTATTCCTTTCAATGTGTTATGATTCATCCCAAGTTGCTTCAGGTGTGAAAGACAGCAATGAAAATATTGTGGAGCTATTTTGATCAAATTTGTCAGAGGGAAAAAGTTCCCTCAGTTTCCCTGAAATTGGGGcaaagaacacccccccccccacttttataATAACAAAATATAGATGTTACCCCTTATGTAGTAACTGTCTCTTACATTATTTACAAAACTTCAGTATGCTCAACTGTGCATTGGTATGTTATGCATTTCATTCAGTTATAgtattgcaataaatttcagaacgTTTTGCAATTTACAGACATGCAGTCTCTCTTCTCAAAGTATGGATATACAACCATCACCACATCAAAACATCGAAGGCTGTTATAGTCTTGATGTGGATGTGATGAACGATGTATGCATTGGGGAACAATGTGgagatgcagcagcagcagcagcagcagcagcaacaacaacagcaccaccaccaccaccacatgccACTCAAAGCAGGGATGGAAGAAGAAAGAGGCCTGGTGATGGGTACATGAGTGCTGTTGAGGTCATAGCTAATAAAATATGTGCCAGCCAAGACCGCCAACAACCTTCGGCAGAGCTGACTATGGATAGCTGCATGATATTCATTGGTAACCTTGCAAAGGAAATCAAGAGCAATGAAATAAGAATGCAGTTAATAAGAGACCTTGTTAATGTAACAACAGAGGCAAAACTTAAAGATCTGCAGATGCAAATGCAGAACTCGAGTGACAGTGAAATTGTGTAAGTTTGTGATTTTCATaatgtacagaaaataaatggtatttaaaattatttactttattccttTCTTCCAAGTTCCCTTTAATTTCCACTAACAGCTTGGCCAACAATATCTTTATTTGTTGTGCAACATACAGTAAAGAATTATGCCAGTCATTGAATTATAAAATTGTCATTCCATTACTTCATTTATGTCATTTACTTATAGCACATCATTCCACTGCCATATGAAATATTGATAAAATAAACGTTTTTTCCCTGCTGTAAGACTTCTATTTATCTCAAACCTGAAATTTTATGAAAGGCTTAAGAGAGAAAATTTAATTGTCTCTGAAAAACAAATTTCAGCCTTTTTTCAGCAATGGTATGACTAGTTACAAATAATTAATCTTCTACTAATGACATAAATTCTATTGAGGTGGATTGATGTAGATATTTGTATAGTTCTTCTGAGatttaatatgtacatatgtttacaATGCTTTGTTGAACTGCTTTGAGAAGTCTGTTTTAAGGGTAACCAGAAACAAATGCGAGAAGTGTTGTAAGGTCCTTTGTCCACTTACTGCACTTAACATGAAAATGGAGATTCAAATTTAAAGGTAATATTTCTGCTAATAGAATCAGAAATCAGTTGTTTAGCAAGATCATTTTTATGATTTATGTGCATATCCTCATGGAGATGAACAGCAACTTTACCAACAGTAAATGCACTCTCAAACATTTAATGGAAATTAATGGTAAAAGTCTAATGACAGATGCAAAAAGGGAAACGTAGATAAAGAAAGCTGTAATGTTGACTCATGAAGTTTCTAATAATCCTAATGTTAGCTGTACTACCAACATATTTCATATTAAACCATTTTTTCAGTTTTGAAAGCAATTTTCCAGGAAGATAAATTAAATGCAATACTAAGATATCAAAGAAACCTTTGTTCATGAAGTATCAGCATCTTCGCAATAAGAAAGTGATGTATAAGAAATAACTAGAACAATTATCAATACCAATTTCGAAATTAAAccgctaatattgttacattcactGCCATGGGGTTCCACTAGCCGAGGCAGAGCCTTGGCTATTTCTGCTAGTGGCCACATTGCAGTCAACATAAGAGACTGCCAAATAAACCATATAAGCTATGTCTAGTAAGAATTGTAAAATAGTTCAAAGAGTAAGTAAAACATTACACTGATGCAGGAAAGAGGACATTCAGTGAAATAGAACTTTCTCATTGTCTGAAAGGAATGACTAAAGTAAAATCCCTGTAACATAATTATATACTAGCAAACCCAGAAATGCTGGACAATTGTATaatatgtgtgggaattggataCACATCTTTAGCACCCCTCTCTCCCCATCCTTATCTTACCACTGTATGATCTTGAGCCTTGATTGGAATGTCTCAATATGAGTAAGTGCATCCATTGAGATAACTGGTATACAGGGTATTCTAAAGACTTCTGCTACTGAGTTTTTGAGGACAATAATTTCAATGACatttcacaattttaatctgcatacgaataggattacaaagttttctAATCATAACCCACAAGTGCAACTGGCCTCTTTCCTGTAAATATGATTGCTATGATGAAAACTTAGCAGCACATTTAGTATATAATTTGATTGTACATAAGTAGGAAGATTTATGATAGGGGAAACAACTTGCATAATGGTAGACATGCCAGACTATGTTGGTTGAAACACTGTGTGAATAGGTTAAGCTGTACATTTTCACAGCATACCAATTTCTTTCTTACAATAACTTTATGCAGAAAACCTTAAGACATttataaaaaaagaggaaaaatagccTATGTCAATATGAATGAGAGTATCAgataaaaatacaaaacatattggTAAAGATCTTGCTATAGACTTTTGGTAACACCCCACCCCCTATCTATCCAGATGTTCATTAgacagtgtaaaaatttgaagcaaattaccCAAGTACTTTGAGATATTTGGTAACAACATTATGCAGACTTGCCTATGTAGTAGCATAGCCTGCATGAAAGCTTTGCACTCAACTGTACATTTAGATCAGGCTGTTTCACGAGAACAAATTAAAATATCCCGTTTTGAATCCAGTCGATAGTAAGGATTTCTAAAACTCTGAGTAGGTAAATTACTTCAAGAGTATCACCAATAAATGCAGTAGTTGAGATATGTAGCCAATCATAGTATGAATTTCAAAAGCAGCGTGTACTTATGTGACAAATAAAAGCAGCTGGAATCTTGTGATATCTAATGATATAATTGTATTTAAGAAATTGAATACAGTTAAAATATCCTGGGATATTTAAATAATACACAGAGATGCAAGTCGTCTGCATGATAAGTAATTACAATAGGAATTTAACATGATAGGAAACAGGAGTAAAATAAGCAGTAACATTTTTAACCAATTCTGTTTATGCATTGTATTTGCCTATTAAAATTTAACAACTGTATCAGAGAAATACATAATGTGACACACTCGTGAATGAAGTCCGCCGTGGCATTTTAGACAcatcatcccggtattcaccttagCGACAAGGGGAAACCACGAAAACCCAAGTCAGGATGGCTTGATATTTACTTAGTAAACAAATAATCCCATAACATATATAATGGCTATAATGGCTACAGTTagctcaatccccccccccccccccccccacacacacacagtaaaaaatGTCTTTACATCGCTGCTTTGTTCTGTACACTTTTTAAATATGGACACatgaactgcaacagtatttccttCAGAACACTTCACAAGCATTCTTGAACGTGAATCCTATCATGTAGTTGGTGTATCGGTAGCTGCATCTGGAACAGAAAATCAGAAACGAACAGCAGAAAATCTCTTACACACAAAAACAGACACCTATTGTCTGAATAGAAATATAGACAATATTCTTGAATACATGCATACTGATTAAGAAAGTTTTATGCAACTGATAAAAAAATGCACATACTTTGTAGCAGCCATCTATGACAACATTGAGACCTCATAAATGCCTAAATATATTCTCAGAGTTGTACATAGTTCTCTTAACCATATATTGCTTCATTATTCTCTTTGCAGTTTCAAACATACATCAAAATTAATAGAAAGTAGGTAATTGTTCTTACACTGCTAAAGGAGGCTAGTGATAGTGTGCCTGAAAACAGGAAGCAAAATTTAAGGCTGTTCAGACCACAAAAATTTTCAGTTGGCCTTCACTGTAGCATTCCCCTTTCAGTGATGTGAGGAGCTGCCAAAAATGACATGTCCCATCTTGATAACAGGATTAGATTAGGAatgtgcaagttgccgaagtggcatcacaTCAAAAGAAAGGCACTTTGCCATTGTGccacacaaattattattattattattcagttctCACGCAGAACAGTAGCAAAGTGGTGTCTTCTAGTTACTAGTATTTCAAACGCAAGGAGTCTAAAAATCAACTGGTTTACAAACAGGAGTACAATGAACCAATTTTAACATGTTGTTCTGAGACTACCAacatcattctataaaaaaaagAGGTTATCAAAAAGTAGTAGCAACAAAAATTGGTGTGCAAGGGTAGTAGCTAATATCTGACTCCATGCAGAAACATTGTTTCACAAAGGTTGGGAATCACTGATACAGTGTTAATGGAAGTGGTTAATAGTGATATGGGATAACATCATCCCGACACTGTAAAATACTGTAATCCTGTGCCAATATCTGAAGTGAATAACAGGGGATGAAGACTCAAGACAAAGGTGGGAATAGAAGTATGTCTACCAGTGTGGAGCCAGTTTTCCAAGCAGACTAAAGTTAGAGCACGGTGTAAAGCAGCAAATTTGTGATCCAGAGTTATCACTAAATGCTGTTCCATGTCCAACcaaaagtgaacagtaaaaccacaTTTGTATTATAAGTTACCTGGaacagacagtacttaaatcaaAGAACACTGTACAATAGGGGTTAAACAGATGAGCCAATCCAACTGTTAAAATAGTAACCTCATATTTTAGAGGTTGGAGCAGGCCctatttggccatcctgatttatgttaccCCTCATCAAGGTTCTGTCAAGgccacaaccaaccagctgtcctaTCCCAAAAGCATACTTATATGTACACATATATGTATATTTACAAACTATGTCTTTCCATTGTATTATGGTGACAAATACCAGATAATTGTTAGATGATCCTtcgatgaatgaataaataagtaaaataaaaataagcatATAAATCCAAGTGCtatcaatcagaaaaaaatattgtgcAGTACCTTACTACCACAAATACAGTCACcacaaaattatcttccaaaactgtTAATTTGGGATACATAAATGTGTAGTAGGTATTTCCATACCTTCTTCATAACcatcaaagaaaaatattatttcataataGTGGCTCTCTACATGTCCCAGGTAATTAATTGTGGAGCTGTTATACAAAATAAGATCAGATTTTTCCAAGGTCTTGCACAGGTTCCAATCATTGCTTGAGAtacatataaatttatatttatctctctctctctctctctctctctctctctcacacacacacacacacacacacacacacacacacagtcaatatgccaaaggactgaaaatgaaacaatgaatAAGGTAATGTTTCAGAAACATAGTAAACCATTATCTGTTACCTTCCTGAACACACCTTTCCTGCCATGGAACTCTGCCAACAGTATTGAAATACCATGTCAGATGTTGTCTCACTTCTCTTGCACTGGCTGCACTATGATTTGCACCCTGAGTAGCAATGCCAGGAAGACATGGTAATTCATCTACATTTGGCGGGATATATCCTTGAGAGTTTCTGGCAAGTACAAAATTATGTAGCAAACAACACACTTTTGTAATGAGCTCTACTTTGGAAACAGATAGTGGAATAGTCTGCAgcaaaattctgaatttgtttgacATTATGCCAAAGGCATTTTCCACAACTCTACGTGCTCTACAAATTctgtagttaaaaattcttttttcaggTGTCATGTCACGTTCAGGATAtggtttcattaaattttcctttaacGCAAAAGCATCATCTGCCACAAACATGTAGGGAACACAGATGTCACTACCTGGAAGTGGAGACTTTGGTGGCAAATTTAATGAACCATCCATGAGTTTCACGAACAAGGCACTCTCTCTGAATATTGCACCATCATTCATTCTTCCATTTCTGCCAATgtccacaaacaaaaatttataattagCATCTACTAGAGCTAAAAGAACTATGCTGTCGTGACCTTTGTAGTTTCTGAATGATGAACCATCAGAGCGCAGAGGCCTAAACTTGACATGTTTCCCATCAAGTGCTCCAATGCAATGCGGGAATTGCCAGAGGCTGTGGAACCCATCTTCTATTACTTTCCACTCGGCAGGATCACGTGGACACTGCAAATTAAATTTTACTTCACAGTCGTGCCGTACCAAGTAGAAAATCGTAGCAAATACTTATAGCATTTATCTCGAGCTTACCTGTATCGCATTATCTCCTAACACGCTTGCTATGGCCATCAAAGTCTCTGGTATCATACGGGAGAGCGTGTTGTTCGCTATTCGTGTAGAATAGGCCAAATCTTTGTAAGTGTTTCCGGTCGCTAGGAAACGCAGTGTGACAGCAAGCCTAGAGACGCATATTAAACATGTCTCAGATTGATCGTAAAATTACAatggattataaataaaaattaactttctGTTTCGAACATATAATAATGCACTTACCTTTCCCGCGCCGTAATTGCCTGACGCATCACAGTGTCTTTCTTCTGAATCAAAGGCGAAACCATTCGAAGCAGTTCTTCAAATACCGATACATCCATTCgaataaaatttgcaaaggatgtgcgatcttctatcctataaaataaagtcgtatataacagtcattattggtatatttataaagtcaaacagtaatgaaatggtgatacttttcaaacaaaagtaggtgttatgcgaactaacctcaactctttatgaagcatggagagcacacctttcccagcgtttctcctcttaatccagtttttcgtccattcttttcTTCTTCTCTCAGTAGCATgtatttctgcatcgtttagcaccaaaagaGCTAATAatgccagtttgctctgaacatctgtacctgaagcagccatcttcgttcgatacaacacgcagccgatcacaacacaactagctgccgatcttgcaccgtgggagagcttcagCATGGAATATTGCCGGCTcccttccctgcaagccggcaggcatgcacgccatctcgcaaacttgcggcgaaccttgctccgtgtgagacgggctttagtgTAACACACAGCATgctagcttgcaagactgaaaagTGAGCCAGATTCTAGATCAAACCCAAACAGCGGATTAACGACAACCTGCCTGACTGATTTTTATGCGGTTCCCCATGCTTGTTtatgcaaatgctgggctggtcctcACATTCTACTTCAGAGAACACAATACACAAACTGTTAAAAATATGATaatacacagaacaaagtttacacaattcacagacagATGTGTGAGATGGCATACGCAACTTCCTTCCCTAACGTTACCCTGATGATTTCAGCATCACAAAGGACATCCAGCTGTAAAGCTAACGCAGTGAAAAATTGCCAAATCTTAAAAAAGCACACCCTGCACAGGAAGGGATAAGCACTggggaaatgaagaagaagaagaagaaatcattctTCTGGACTTGTGCTATTCTGGAAATGAATTTCAATTAGAAACTAGTAGTATGTTTAGTAAGGGTGTCTCCAAGGGTGAACTTAATTAAACGTCCACATTCAACATGTTGATTGCCACATGCATGGTGATGGATGTTTCAATGCCATGTCATGGCATTATGTGTAAAACCACCAGTGGCCTCATGGCAGTCAATGAGTTAAGATTCAGGAAATGATTCATTTCTGAATAAACAAAACCTAGAAGTAGTCATTCATTACCAAATTTACATGGAAGTGTGAGAATGTTAGCAATGAAGAGAAAAGTAGACGACCATCAAAAGCGGTTGAGGTATATGTGCAAACAGTTGGTGCAATGACAAAGAGAGCAGGCATTTCATGACAATGACAAATCTCATAATCACAGCCAGTTATTGTCACAAGTAGCAGACTTCTACACGGAGGCACTAAAACTGACCCTACACTCTGGTAAGAGTACAAACAATGCTAGCAATCATGTAAAAAAGCAATGGAAGGTACACATGTGCCAATACAATAAATgtcatttactgccattcctgtagCATTTTTTCTTGCACTGGACCAGAACACACATCCTGGTTGGCCTTTGCATTCACAATCACTGATACTCCAACATGCTAGATATGTCAATGTTATTCTAATAGCAGTCCCTCTTTTAAAACTGCGATGATTTGTTATTGTATGGGCTGGAGGCATTTCTCTGGCGGGGGCAGTAGTGTGGCACACAAATTACTGAATATCAGGCATATTGTGTAGATGTCAGCAATGTCTTATGGTTTGCTTTACAGGAAATTCCAAAGACCTAAGAGATTTCAATGCCTCGACTTTGTACCCACATTCAGATGTTGAGATTGCTTCTTACAGCATGCAATTGCAGTTGCATCCAGGCAGCAGTGAGGATTGTCACTATAGAAGACAGGGCACGTAACAATAACTTTTTCTAGAGTCCAAATcatattttaatacatataaaatgttttgAAGTCTTTCACCTTGTTGACATATGAATCCATCAGCAATGTACTGGATCAGTTTGTACAGATCATCTGTGGTGCTTCGGAATGAAACAAGTTGGTGTCAACTTTTGAATGTAGTGCTCCTTTAAGGCTTTGTGATGTCAATGAAcataaaaacatcatccacacagaaacatgttttatctaATCATGTAATTATTTTCAATCCTCATATTTCACTATTGTATTTTCAAATTCACTGCAACCAAGAAACTTAGTGGGCTCAAATGAGGACAGGTTGCTCACATTTAATTCTGCTGCAAATTGCCCCATGTCATTCACAAAAGATCATGGATGGACCAGAGTACATATTCTTACTTTGTAAGGAAGTGATAGTCAACCTGGTACAGTATGGTCATAATTCAgctacaatttttttctgaaatgcatTCTTTATAGACTGGAATGTATGCCACTGCTGGGTAACATGTAGCACAGT is a window from the Schistocerca americana isolate TAMUIC-IGC-003095 chromosome X, iqSchAmer2.1, whole genome shotgun sequence genome containing:
- the LOC124555468 gene encoding protein ALP1-like, translating into MLKLSHGARSAASCVVIGCVLYRTKMAASGTDVQSKLALLALLVLNDAEIHATERRRKEWTKNWIKRRNAGKGVLSMLHKELRIEDRTSFANFIRMDVSVFEELLRMVSPLIQKKDTVMRQAITARERLAVTLRFLATGNTYKDLAYSTRIANNTLSRMIPETLMAIASVLGDNAIQCPRDPAEWKVIEDGFHSLWQFPHCIGALDGKHVKFRPLRSDGSSFRNYKGHDSIVLLALVDANYKFLFVDIGRNGRMNDGAIFRESALFVKLMDGSLNLPPKSPLPGSDICVPYMFVADDAFALKENLMKPYPERDMTPEKRIFNYRICRARRVVENAFGIMSNKFRILLQTIPLSVSKVELITKVCCLLHNFVLARNSQGYIPPNVDELPCLPGIATQGANHSAASAREVRQHLTWYFNTVGRVPWQERCVQEGNR
- the LOC124556379 gene encoding uncharacterized protein LOC124556379 — translated: MRRFVCDVRRGKLELEAFVHSSFSAVVREEQCLYAVKSPNYYNKHLRAEALERVASAVCVVRPYTTSKECYSKMHNLRTQFKVEHAKVKSTKSSGAGMNDIYKPSLWYYEKLMFLADHCLPRKSTAIGLTQHSTTEDNESEETCSLSSQSMDIQPSPHQNIEGCYSLDVDVMNDVCIGEQCGDAAAAAAAAATTTAPPPPPHATQSRDGRRKRPGDGYMSAVEVIANKICASQDRQQPSAELTMDSCMIFIGNLAKEIKSNEIRMQLIRDLVNVTTEAKLKDLQMQMQNSSDSEIV